A window from Variovorax sp. PBL-E5 encodes these proteins:
- the truB gene encoding tRNA pseudouridine(55) synthase TruB gives MNAPRTRVQRRPVHGVLLLDKPLGLSSNQALQKAKWLLRAEKAGHTGTLDPLASGVLPLCFGAATKFSQLHLDADKTYEAAARLGVKTSTGDAEGEVIDERPVAFTPSDLAQVATKFTGPIRQVPPMHSALKKDGKALYEYAREGVEIERAARDVVIHRLALSALSACDIRIDATVSKGTYIRTLGEDIGEALGCGAHLTALRRTATGVFDIAQCVTLEALEAMDEAQRLAQLLPIESLVAGHTNVTLDTEDAARFLSGLRRRGGWPDAAQVAVFGREPHAFLGTGHVTAGELIPGRLLNPIEIQQTLLTEATP, from the coding sequence ATGAACGCGCCACGCACACGGGTGCAGCGGCGCCCTGTGCACGGGGTGTTGTTGCTCGACAAGCCGCTGGGTCTTTCCAGCAACCAGGCCTTGCAGAAGGCCAAGTGGCTGCTGCGCGCCGAGAAGGCGGGCCATACCGGCACGCTCGATCCGCTCGCGAGCGGCGTGCTGCCGCTGTGCTTCGGCGCGGCCACCAAGTTCAGCCAGCTGCATCTCGATGCCGACAAGACCTACGAAGCCGCGGCGCGGCTCGGCGTGAAGACCTCGACCGGCGATGCCGAAGGCGAGGTGATCGACGAGCGGCCGGTCGCATTCACGCCGAGTGATCTCGCGCAAGTCGCGACGAAATTCACCGGGCCGATCCGCCAGGTGCCACCGATGCACAGCGCGCTCAAGAAGGACGGCAAGGCGCTCTACGAATACGCCCGCGAAGGCGTCGAGATCGAGCGCGCGGCGCGCGATGTGGTGATCCACAGGCTCGCGCTCTCGGCCTTGTCGGCGTGCGACATCCGCATCGATGCGACGGTGAGCAAGGGCACCTACATCCGCACCCTCGGCGAGGACATCGGCGAAGCGCTCGGCTGCGGCGCCCATCTCACCGCATTGCGGCGCACCGCCACGGGCGTGTTCGACATCGCGCAATGCGTGACACTGGAAGCGCTCGAAGCCATGGACGAAGCGCAGCGCCTCGCGCAGCTGCTGCCGATCGAGAGCCTCGTCGCCGGCCACACGAACGTCACGCTCGACACCGAAGATGCGGCACGCTTTCTTTCGGGCCTGCGCCGCCGCGGCGGCTGGCCCGATGCCGCGCAGGTCGCCGTGTTCGGCCGCGAGCCGCACGCCTTTCTCGGCACGGGACACGTCACGGCCGGCGAACTGATTCCGGGGCGCTTGCTGAACCCCATCGAAATCCAGCAGACACTTTTGACCGAAGCGACACCATGA
- the rimP gene encoding ribosome maturation factor RimP: MALQQTVEQTVAGLGYDLIEVERSAGGLLRVTIDLPWNAPNSEAAAAGAPEPFVTVEDCEKVTRQLQFALEVDGADYKRLEVSSPGIDRPLRSEQDFERFAGEVIDITLKAPMGAAAGGQVSASRKKFRGTLERVAGADGSQGWQIVWTDEPQPKPGQKISKKRAPATLQALGFALDELREARLAPIVDFKGRRPKPGTVVSD, from the coding sequence GTGGCATTGCAGCAGACAGTGGAACAAACCGTGGCCGGACTCGGCTACGACCTGATCGAGGTCGAACGCTCGGCCGGGGGACTGCTGCGCGTGACGATTGATTTGCCATGGAATGCCCCCAATTCGGAAGCTGCGGCCGCCGGCGCGCCGGAGCCCTTCGTCACCGTCGAAGACTGCGAGAAGGTGACCCGGCAACTGCAGTTCGCGCTCGAGGTGGACGGCGCCGATTACAAGCGGCTCGAAGTGTCGTCGCCGGGTATTGACCGGCCGTTGCGCAGTGAGCAGGATTTCGAACGTTTTGCGGGCGAGGTGATCGACATCACGCTCAAGGCGCCGATGGGTGCGGCGGCCGGCGGCCAGGTGTCCGCCAGCCGCAAGAAGTTTCGCGGCACGCTGGAGCGGGTCGCCGGGGCCGACGGCTCGCAGGGCTGGCAGATCGTCTGGACCGACGAACCGCAGCCGAAGCCGGGTCAGAAGATCAGCAAGAAGCGCGCACCTGCAACCCTGCAGGCGCTGGGTTTTGCGCTGGACGAGCTGCGCGAAGCGCGGCTGGCCCCGATAGTGGATTTCAAGGGGCGCAGGCCCAAACCTGGCACGGTGGTGTCGGACTGA
- a CDS encoding YbfB/YjiJ family MFS transporter has translation MSQIGYDPRGAWRAALACMVALAVAMGLGRFAFTPMLPIMLHEGKLDLQGGGVLASLNYLGYFVGALVCAAIRMKAASMVRGGLIATAALLIGMGLVQDFTLWGILRTAAGVVSAWTFVFASGWGLRRLAETGAPALGGVIYAGPGIGIVATGLLGGAVGRWGSEAGWIGFGLLSLLLIAVIWRIFGDREPASAANIGQSAPPTAAEAAAARSDAGWLVALYGLAGFGYIITATFLPVIARQALPGSPWPDLFWPLLGIAVVVGALIGARAPIEWDNRLLLACAYMLQASGIVLSVVWPTIAGFALGSLLVGLPFTAITLFAMRDARRLRGNASAGLIGYATASYGVGQILGPLFAAPLAQRTGSFTVPLLVAAATLGLGAALFVHVWSRSRLAQGRLPT, from the coding sequence ATGTCGCAGATCGGATACGACCCGCGTGGCGCCTGGCGCGCCGCGCTGGCCTGCATGGTGGCCCTGGCCGTCGCCATGGGCCTGGGGCGCTTTGCCTTCACGCCGATGCTGCCGATCATGCTGCACGAGGGCAAGCTGGACCTGCAGGGCGGCGGCGTGCTGGCATCGCTCAACTACCTCGGCTACTTCGTTGGTGCGCTCGTCTGCGCGGCGATCCGCATGAAGGCGGCCAGCATGGTGCGCGGCGGCCTGATCGCCACGGCCGCGCTGCTGATCGGCATGGGGCTGGTGCAGGACTTCACCCTGTGGGGCATCCTGCGCACGGCCGCCGGGGTGGTGAGCGCCTGGACCTTCGTCTTCGCTTCCGGATGGGGTCTGCGGCGGCTGGCGGAAACCGGAGCGCCCGCCTTGGGCGGCGTGATCTACGCGGGTCCGGGCATCGGCATCGTGGCGACCGGCCTGCTGGGTGGCGCCGTCGGACGCTGGGGATCGGAGGCGGGCTGGATCGGGTTCGGATTGCTGTCGCTGCTGCTGATCGCCGTGATCTGGCGGATCTTCGGCGACCGTGAACCGGCCAGTGCCGCGAACATCGGGCAAAGCGCGCCGCCGACGGCAGCCGAAGCGGCCGCGGCGCGCAGCGATGCGGGCTGGCTCGTCGCGCTCTACGGATTGGCGGGTTTCGGCTACATCATCACCGCCACCTTCCTGCCCGTGATCGCGCGGCAGGCGCTGCCGGGCTCGCCCTGGCCCGACCTGTTCTGGCCCCTGCTCGGGATCGCGGTCGTGGTGGGCGCGCTGATCGGTGCCCGTGCGCCCATCGAGTGGGACAACCGCTTGCTGCTGGCCTGCGCCTACATGCTGCAGGCCTCCGGCATCGTGCTGTCGGTCGTGTGGCCGACGATCGCCGGCTTCGCGCTGGGCAGCCTGCTGGTCGGCCTCCCATTCACCGCCATCACCCTGTTCGCCATGCGGGATGCGCGGCGCCTGAGGGGAAATGCGTCGGCCGGGCTGATCGGCTATGCGACCGCGTCCTATGGGGTCGGGCAGATTCTCGGACCGCTGTTCGCCGCGCCACTGGCCCAGCGCACCGGCTCGTTCACCGTGCCTTTGCTGGTCGCGGCGGCGACCCTGGGGCTCGGGGCGGCACTGTTCGTGCACGTCTGGAGCCGTTCCAGGCTTGCGCAAGGCCGATTGCCCACGTAG
- the infB gene encoding translation initiation factor IF-2, which yields MSSTTVAEFANELKKTPEILLDQLKSAGVAKAAPSDALTEADKQRLLGFLKASHGTIEPERKKITLTKKSTSEIKQADATGRARTIQVEVRKKRTFIQRDEGHPATPELAPQAEAPAAAPAAPRIDEAELARREEEARRQAELIRRQEEELVEKRRVREETEAREREQAERAEKAEQEARAARKKAAEAPAVVTEGAPEPVAEAPAVADRKAAAEAAATQAKDDAKADAKAKAAAESKARADEEAARAKDLDERRRKALAEAEAIRAMMNAPARVLVPHKAPEKPAPEAKAAVKGTLHKPAAPAARTAAPAAPGSTAPGAGKEVKSAKLSSSWAGDTAKKKEIKTRGDASGGVGRGNWRGGPRGRRGNDRGGQEERVQAAPVEARVLEVHVPETITVSELAHKMAVKASEVIKQLMKLGQMATINQSLDQDTAMIIVEDMGHTAVVAALDDPEAFTDEDVSAQEAEALPRAPVVTVMGHVDHGKTSLLDYIRRAKVAAGEAGGITQHIGAYHVETARGMVSFLDTPGHEAFTAMRARGAQATDIVILVVAADDGVMPQTKEAIKHAKAAGVPIVVAINKIDKPDANLDRVKQELVAEEVVPEEYGGDVPFVPVSAKTGEGVDNLLEQVLLQAEVLELKAPVDAAAKGLVIEAQLDKGRGPVATVLVQSGTLKTGDVVLAGSTYGRVRAMLDEDGKSIKTAGPSIPVEIQGLTEVPQAGDEFMVMGDERRAREIATYRAGKFRNTKLAKAQAANLQNMFTDLSAGEVQTLRIIIKADVQGSQEALAQSLLKLATEEVKVQMVYAGVGGISESDINLAIASKAIVIGFNVRADAGARKLAEGNGVQLHYYSIIYDAVDEIKVAMSGMLAPERREEVIGSAEIRTVFVASKIGTVAGCMVTAGSVNRSAHFRLLRDNVVIYTGEIDSIKRLKDDVREVREGFECGIKLKNYNDIKEGDQLEFFEIKEIARTL from the coding sequence ATGTCCAGTACCACTGTCGCCGAGTTCGCGAACGAGCTCAAGAAGACTCCCGAAATCCTGCTTGACCAGCTCAAGAGCGCAGGCGTGGCCAAGGCCGCGCCGTCCGATGCGCTCACCGAGGCCGACAAGCAGCGCCTGCTTGGCTTCCTCAAGGCCAGCCACGGCACGATCGAGCCCGAGCGCAAGAAGATCACGCTGACCAAGAAGTCGACCAGCGAGATCAAGCAAGCCGATGCCACCGGCCGCGCGCGCACGATCCAGGTCGAGGTGCGCAAGAAGCGCACCTTCATCCAGCGCGACGAAGGCCATCCCGCCACGCCCGAGCTGGCACCGCAGGCCGAGGCGCCTGCGGCCGCGCCGGCCGCGCCCCGCATCGACGAAGCCGAGCTCGCACGCCGCGAGGAAGAAGCGCGACGCCAGGCCGAGCTGATCCGCCGCCAGGAAGAAGAGCTGGTGGAAAAGCGCCGCGTGCGCGAAGAAACCGAAGCCCGCGAACGCGAGCAGGCCGAGCGCGCCGAGAAGGCCGAACAGGAAGCCAGGGCGGCCCGCAAGAAGGCGGCCGAGGCGCCTGCCGTCGTGACCGAAGGCGCGCCGGAGCCCGTCGCCGAAGCGCCGGCCGTGGCCGATCGCAAGGCGGCCGCCGAAGCTGCCGCCACGCAGGCCAAGGACGATGCCAAGGCGGATGCCAAGGCCAAGGCTGCTGCCGAATCGAAGGCTCGTGCCGACGAGGAAGCCGCGCGCGCCAAGGATCTCGACGAGCGCCGCCGCAAGGCACTCGCCGAGGCGGAAGCCATCCGCGCCATGATGAATGCGCCTGCGCGCGTTCTGGTGCCCCACAAGGCGCCGGAAAAGCCGGCACCCGAAGCCAAGGCGGCCGTCAAGGGCACGCTGCACAAGCCGGCCGCGCCCGCGGCCCGCACCGCGGCGCCCGCCGCGCCCGGCAGTACGGCGCCCGGCGCCGGCAAGGAAGTCAAGTCGGCCAAGCTCTCGTCGAGCTGGGCCGGCGACACCGCCAAGAAAAAGGAAATCAAGACCCGTGGCGACGCCAGCGGTGGCGTCGGCCGGGGCAACTGGCGCGGCGGTCCGCGCGGGCGTCGCGGCAACGACCGCGGTGGCCAGGAAGAGCGCGTGCAGGCCGCACCGGTCGAGGCGCGCGTGCTCGAAGTGCACGTGCCCGAAACCATCACGGTCTCCGAGCTCGCGCACAAGATGGCCGTCAAGGCGTCCGAAGTCATCAAGCAACTGATGAAGCTCGGCCAGATGGCGACCATCAACCAGTCGCTGGACCAGGACACCGCGATGATCATCGTGGAGGACATGGGCCATACCGCGGTGGTCGCCGCGCTGGACGATCCGGAAGCCTTCACCGACGAGGACGTGTCGGCGCAGGAAGCCGAGGCGCTGCCGCGCGCACCGGTGGTCACCGTCATGGGTCACGTCGACCACGGCAAGACTTCGCTGCTCGACTACATCCGCCGCGCCAAGGTCGCAGCGGGCGAGGCCGGCGGCATCACGCAGCACATCGGCGCTTACCACGTCGAGACGGCGCGCGGCATGGTGTCCTTCCTCGATACCCCGGGCCACGAGGCGTTCACCGCCATGCGTGCCCGCGGTGCCCAGGCCACCGACATCGTGATCCTGGTGGTCGCGGCGGACGACGGCGTCATGCCGCAGACCAAGGAAGCCATCAAGCACGCGAAGGCGGCCGGCGTGCCGATCGTGGTCGCGATCAACAAGATCGACAAGCCCGATGCCAACCTCGACCGTGTGAAGCAGGAGCTGGTGGCCGAGGAAGTCGTGCCCGAGGAATACGGCGGCGACGTGCCTTTCGTGCCGGTCTCCGCAAAGACCGGGGAGGGCGTGGACAACCTGCTCGAACAGGTGCTGCTGCAAGCCGAAGTGCTGGAGCTCAAGGCGCCGGTGGATGCCGCTGCCAAGGGCCTGGTCATCGAGGCGCAGCTCGACAAGGGCCGCGGCCCGGTTGCCACCGTGCTGGTGCAATCCGGCACGCTCAAGACCGGCGACGTGGTGCTGGCCGGCTCGACCTATGGCCGCGTGCGCGCCATGCTGGACGAGGACGGCAAGAGCATCAAGACCGCGGGTCCGTCGATTCCGGTCGAGATCCAGGGCCTGACCGAGGTGCCGCAGGCCGGCGACGAGTTCATGGTGATGGGCGACGAGCGCCGCGCGCGCGAGATCGCGACCTACCGCGCCGGCAAGTTCCGCAACACCAAGCTGGCGAAGGCCCAGGCCGCGAACCTGCAGAACATGTTCACCGACCTGTCGGCGGGCGAGGTGCAGACGCTGCGCATCATCATCAAGGCCGATGTCCAGGGCTCGCAGGAAGCGCTGGCCCAGTCGCTGCTCAAGCTGGCGACGGAGGAGGTCAAGGTGCAGATGGTGTACGCCGGCGTGGGCGGCATCAGCGAAAGCGACATCAACCTCGCCATCGCTTCGAAGGCGATCGTGATCGGCTTCAACGTGCGGGCTGATGCCGGTGCGCGCAAGCTGGCCGAAGGCAACGGCGTGCAGCTGCACTACTACAGCATCATCTACGACGCGGTCGACGAGATCAAGGTCGCGATGTCCGGCATGCTGGCACCCGAGCGGCGCGAAGAGGTCATCGGTTCGGCCGAGATCCGCACCGTGTTCGTGGCCTCCAAGATCGGCACGGTCGCGGGTTGCATGGTCACCGCGGGTTCGGTCAACCGCAGCGCGCATTTCCGCCTGCTGCGCGACAACGTGGTGATCTACACCGGCGAGATCGATTCGATCAAGCGCCTCAAGGATGATGTGCGCGAAGTGCGCGAAGGCTTCGAGTGCGGTATCAAGCTCAAGAACTACAACGACATCAAGGAAGGTGATCAGCTGGAGTTCTTCGAGATCAAGGAAATCGCCAGAACGCTCTGA
- the rbfA gene encoding 30S ribosome-binding factor RbfA, which yields MPKRKAATPNRAFKVADQIQRDLTELIARELKDPRVGMVTIQAVEVTPDYAHAKVFFSLLVGDPVETTEALNQAAGFLRNGLFKRLHIHTVPTLHFQFDRTTERAADMNALIAQAVASRSKDD from the coding sequence ATGCCCAAACGCAAAGCCGCCACCCCCAACCGCGCCTTCAAGGTCGCCGATCAGATCCAGCGCGATCTGACGGAGCTGATCGCGCGCGAGTTGAAGGATCCGCGGGTGGGCATGGTCACGATCCAGGCGGTGGAGGTGACGCCGGACTACGCGCATGCGAAGGTCTTCTTCAGCCTGCTGGTGGGCGATCCGGTGGAAACCACCGAGGCGCTCAACCAGGCTGCGGGCTTCCTGCGCAACGGCCTGTTCAAGCGCCTGCACATCCACACGGTGCCGACGCTGCATTTCCAGTTCGACCGCACGACCGAGCGCGCCGCCGACATGAATGCGCTCATTGCGCAGGCCGTCGCTTCCCGTTCCAAAGACGACTGA
- a CDS encoding ABC transporter ATP-binding protein encodes MSGVLLTVEGLRVAFGGKEVVHGIDFAIREGEKLALVGESGSGKTVTALSLLRLVQNAELSGRATFAGAQGTGARDLLAMPERALRGIRGKEIAMIFQEPMTALNALYTVGDQIAEVLELHQGLPVRAAHEAAVQLLADTGIPESARRARAFPHQLSGGQRQRAMIAMALACRPRLLLADEPTTALDVTVRAQILDLLADLQRRYGMAVLLITHDLNLVRRFADRVAVMENGDIVEHGEVARVFEAPRHAYTRKLIDSRPARDVAPAAVEPSAAPVLEAKGLRVSYPMARPGMAGWFRKDEFVAVHGADFRIAPRETLGVVGESGSGKSTLALAALGLLPHRGLLDVAGRQWGGARGGDRALRRVMQVVFQDPFSSLSPRMTVEQIVGEGLTVHAPELDTAARRMRALAALADVGLTEAQFPSLLQRYPHEFSGGQRQRLAIARALIVDPQLLVLDEPTSALDVTIQKQVLGLLQRLQRERGLSYLLITHDVEVIRAMAHQVIVMKDGAILESGPVERVLDAPEHPYTQKLVAAALAD; translated from the coding sequence GTGAGCGGCGTGCTGCTGACCGTCGAGGGACTGCGCGTCGCATTCGGCGGCAAGGAAGTGGTGCACGGCATCGATTTCGCGATTCGCGAGGGCGAGAAACTGGCGCTGGTCGGCGAGTCGGGCTCGGGCAAGACCGTGACCGCGCTGAGCCTGCTGCGACTGGTGCAGAACGCCGAGCTCTCGGGGCGCGCGACCTTCGCCGGCGCGCAGGGTACGGGTGCACGCGACCTGCTCGCAATGCCCGAGCGCGCGCTGCGCGGCATCCGCGGCAAGGAGATTGCGATGATCTTCCAGGAACCGATGACGGCGCTCAACGCGCTCTACACGGTCGGCGACCAGATCGCCGAGGTGCTCGAACTGCACCAGGGCCTGCCGGTGCGCGCGGCACACGAAGCCGCCGTGCAACTGCTGGCCGACACCGGCATTCCGGAGTCGGCGCGGCGGGCGAGGGCGTTTCCGCATCAGCTGTCGGGCGGCCAGCGCCAGCGCGCGATGATCGCGATGGCGCTCGCCTGCAGGCCGCGGCTGCTTTTGGCCGACGAACCGACGACGGCGCTCGATGTGACGGTGCGGGCGCAGATCCTCGATCTGCTCGCCGACCTGCAGCGCAGGTACGGCATGGCCGTGCTGCTGATCACGCACGACCTCAACCTCGTGCGCCGCTTCGCCGACCGCGTGGCCGTGATGGAGAACGGCGACATCGTGGAACACGGCGAGGTCGCGCGCGTGTTCGAGGCGCCGCGGCATGCCTACACGCGCAAGCTGATCGACAGCCGCCCGGCGCGCGACGTGGCGCCGGCCGCGGTCGAGCCGAGTGCGGCGCCGGTGCTCGAGGCCAAGGGCCTGCGCGTGAGCTATCCGATGGCGCGGCCGGGCATGGCCGGCTGGTTCCGCAAGGACGAGTTCGTGGCGGTGCACGGCGCCGATTTCCGCATCGCGCCGCGCGAGACCCTGGGCGTGGTCGGCGAGTCGGGCTCGGGCAAATCGACCCTCGCGCTCGCGGCGCTCGGCCTGTTGCCGCACCGGGGCCTGCTGGATGTCGCCGGCCGTCAATGGGGTGGCGCGCGCGGTGGCGACCGCGCGCTGCGCCGCGTGATGCAGGTCGTGTTCCAGGATCCGTTTTCCTCGCTCTCGCCGCGCATGACGGTCGAGCAGATCGTGGGCGAAGGCCTCACGGTGCACGCACCCGAACTCGACACGGCCGCGCGCCGAATGCGCGCCCTCGCGGCGCTGGCCGATGTCGGGCTCACCGAGGCGCAATTCCCGTCGCTGCTCCAGCGCTATCCGCACGAGTTCTCGGGCGGCCAGCGCCAGCGGCTGGCGATCGCACGGGCATTGATCGTCGATCCGCAACTGCTTGTGCTCGACGAGCCCACCAGCGCGCTCGACGTCACCATCCAGAAGCAGGTGCTCGGCCTGCTGCAGCGCCTGCAGCGCGAGCGCGGCCTGAGCTATCTGTTGATCACCCATGATGTCGAGGTGATCCGCGCGATGGCGCACCAGGTCATCGTGATGAAGGACGGCGCCATCCTCGAGTCGGGCCCCGTCGAGCGCGTGCTCGACGCACCCGAGCACCCCTACACGCAAAAGCTGGTGGCCGCAGCGCTGGCCGATTAG
- the nusA gene encoding transcription termination factor NusA, with product MNREMLMLVDAISREKNVERDVVFGAVESALAQATKKLYQGDVDIRVAVDRDSGDYETFRRWHVVPDEAGLQLPDQEILLFEAKEEMPDIELDEYIEESVESVPIGRIGAMAAKQVILQKIRDAEREMLLNDFMSRGEKIFTGTVKRLDKGDIIVEAGRVEGRLRRSEMIAKENLRNGDRVRAMIMEVDLTLRGAPIILSRSAPEFMIELFRQEVPEIEQGLLEIKSCARDPGSRAKIAVLSHDKRVDPIGTCVGVRGTRVNAVTNELAGERVDIVLWSEDPAQFVIGALAPANVSSIVVDEEKHAMDVVVDEENLAIAIGRGGQNVRLASDLTGWKINIMDANESAQKQATETDASRKLFMERLDVDEEIADILISEGFTSLEEVAYVPISELLEIESFDEDTINELRSRAKDALLTMEIAKEENAEGVSQNLRDLEGLDPALIPKLAEAGVHTRDDLADLAVDELTEITGHSADDAKNLILKAREHWFAGQE from the coding sequence ATGAATCGCGAAATGTTGATGTTGGTGGATGCGATCTCGCGCGAGAAGAACGTCGAACGCGACGTCGTCTTCGGCGCGGTCGAGTCCGCCCTGGCGCAAGCCACCAAGAAGCTCTATCAGGGCGACGTGGACATCCGCGTCGCGGTCGATCGCGACAGCGGCGACTACGAGACCTTCCGCCGCTGGCACGTGGTGCCCGACGAAGCCGGCCTGCAGTTGCCCGACCAGGAAATCCTCCTGTTCGAAGCCAAGGAAGAAATGCCCGATATCGAGCTCGACGAGTACATCGAGGAATCGGTGGAGTCGGTGCCGATCGGCCGCATCGGCGCGATGGCGGCCAAGCAGGTGATCCTGCAGAAGATCCGCGACGCCGAGCGCGAGATGTTGCTCAACGACTTCATGTCGCGCGGCGAGAAGATCTTCACCGGCACCGTCAAGCGCCTGGACAAGGGCGACATCATCGTCGAGGCCGGCCGCGTCGAAGGGCGCCTGCGCCGCAGCGAGATGATCGCCAAGGAAAACCTGCGCAACGGCGACCGCGTGCGGGCCATGATCATGGAGGTCGACCTCACGCTGCGCGGCGCGCCGATCATCCTGTCGCGCTCCGCGCCCGAGTTCATGATCGAGCTGTTCCGCCAGGAAGTGCCCGAGATCGAGCAGGGCCTGCTCGAGATCAAGAGCTGCGCCCGCGATCCCGGTTCGCGCGCCAAGATCGCCGTGCTCTCGCACGACAAGCGCGTCGACCCCATCGGCACCTGCGTCGGCGTGCGCGGCACCCGCGTCAACGCCGTCACCAACGAGCTCGCCGGCGAGCGCGTCGACATCGTGCTGTGGAGCGAGGATCCGGCCCAGTTCGTGATCGGCGCGCTGGCGCCGGCCAACGTGTCGTCGATCGTGGTCGACGAGGAAAAGCATGCGATGGACGTGGTGGTCGACGAGGAAAACCTCGCGATCGCCATCGGCCGCGGCGGCCAGAACGTGCGGCTCGCTTCCGACCTGACCGGCTGGAAGATCAACATCATGGACGCCAACGAATCGGCCCAGAAGCAGGCGACCGAGACCGATGCCAGCCGCAAGCTGTTCATGGAGAGGCTCGATGTCGACGAGGAGATCGCCGACATCCTGATCTCCGAAGGCTTCACCAGCCTGGAAGAAGTGGCCTACGTGCCGATTTCCGAACTGCTCGAGATCGAGAGCTTCGACGAAGACACGATCAACGAGCTGCGCTCGCGCGCCAAGGATGCGCTGCTGACCATGGAGATTGCCAAGGAAGAGAATGCCGAAGGCGTCTCGCAGAACCTGCGCGACCTCGAAGGGCTCGACCCGGCGCTGATTCCCAAATTGGCCGAGGCGGGTGTCCACACCCGTGACGACCTGGCCGACCTTGCGGTCGATGAACTCACCGAGATCACCGGCCACAGCGCCGATGACGCCAAGAACCTCATCTTGAAAGCCCGCGAACACTGGTTCGCCGGCCAAGAGTGA